A single genomic interval of Novosphingobium ginsenosidimutans harbors:
- a CDS encoding lipopolysaccharide biosynthesis protein: MISFKRISTYVFAGFVAQGAAAIAGLLLVRWIPAAEYALYTIAVTMIGTISTLTRSGPQLGLSGALSEAWPDQDRAARALASALQIRLMVSAIVMPLVLVATAWLLLKAGTDWPRLAMIIGILALIWLADLKGGLLDQVLFFAQRANRVQSLDSSISIGRLVLVVGAKAAGQLSVIVALLTNLYAVAARIPALTRWSREALARTRPAEPDPAMQRAMRKVALRQIPIDLLTVLQAQLAIFFLTDRGGLFELATYGALGRIAQLLTPFSALVMAYFVPAFAGQRDRIVPRLMLFISLSCAPAVGLALVAWQAPEYLLVFIGQQYADQAWPLFVCALTLIAMGVANTLWAVVAHRGWNRWAWLRLPIGGLWCFIGPMVLSLDSAASTYLFYCGFSVGTLVSALADLVAARRRGEYVALFRRSPEPTAAPNGG, encoded by the coding sequence ATGATCTCGTTCAAGAGGATTAGCACCTACGTCTTTGCGGGTTTCGTTGCCCAGGGCGCGGCCGCCATTGCCGGGCTGCTGCTGGTGCGCTGGATACCGGCCGCAGAATACGCGCTTTACACGATTGCGGTGACGATGATCGGTACCATCAGCACCTTGACGCGATCCGGACCGCAGCTCGGCTTGTCTGGCGCCTTGTCTGAAGCATGGCCCGATCAGGACAGAGCGGCGCGCGCACTGGCCTCGGCGCTGCAGATCCGGTTGATGGTTTCGGCCATCGTCATGCCGCTCGTCTTGGTGGCAACCGCGTGGTTGCTGCTCAAGGCTGGCACGGATTGGCCGCGCCTGGCCATGATCATCGGCATTCTTGCGCTGATCTGGTTGGCCGATCTGAAAGGGGGGCTGCTCGATCAGGTGCTGTTCTTTGCGCAACGTGCCAATCGGGTCCAGAGCCTCGACTCCAGCATCAGTATCGGGCGTCTGGTGCTGGTGGTCGGGGCAAAGGCGGCAGGGCAGCTTAGTGTAATCGTTGCCCTGCTCACCAACCTGTACGCGGTCGCAGCGCGGATCCCCGCACTGACCCGGTGGTCTCGGGAGGCGCTAGCGCGGACGAGGCCCGCGGAGCCGGACCCTGCCATGCAGCGCGCCATGCGCAAGGTTGCGCTACGCCAGATCCCGATCGATCTGCTCACTGTGCTCCAGGCGCAGCTGGCGATTTTCTTCCTGACCGATCGCGGCGGCTTGTTTGAACTGGCGACTTATGGTGCGCTTGGGCGGATAGCGCAGTTGCTGACTCCGTTCAGCGCGCTGGTCATGGCCTACTTTGTCCCGGCATTCGCGGGGCAACGCGATCGGATTGTTCCCCGCCTGATGCTCTTCATTTCGTTGAGCTGTGCGCCAGCAGTGGGTCTGGCGCTCGTAGCCTGGCAGGCCCCGGAGTACTTGCTGGTCTTCATCGGTCAGCAGTACGCCGATCAGGCCTGGCCGTTGTTCGTCTGCGCGCTGACCCTGATTGCGATGGGAGTTGCCAATACCCTGTGGGCGGTCGTTGCGCATCGCGGGTGGAATCGCTGGGCCTGGTTGCGGCTACCCATAGGCGGGCTGTGGTGCTTTATCGGCCCGATGGTATTGTCGCTTGACTCGGCTGCCTCCACTTACCTGTTTTATTGCGGTTTCTCCGTCGGTACGCTGGTTTCTGCGCTTGCCGATTTGGTTGCTGCGCGAAGACGCGGGGAATATGTTGCCTTGTTTCGCCGATCGCCTGAGCCGACCGCTGCTCCAAACGGCGGTTGA